The following coding sequences are from one Saccharomyces eubayanus strain FM1318 chromosome VII, whole genome shotgun sequence window:
- the LIF1 gene encoding Lif1p, with amino-acid sequence MEFVSCITMVNEKEEYREDAESGLCKIQIEEDAVLEAIDEAKLSKLKVDSLLVSEGTEIFSKTGLGIDDVRVFIGENINEESKKYVWYELLKMLTGHKIYVAPLDNKITFSKWTCRIQDDKVWKVVMELESSAIIRKIAEFNLCPVKNGEADLFAMADKLYQDICCVNDSYRNMKKSDLRNRSRVKELVQERELLDKLLEERDNKTRAIVVTLLNEKKKKIRELNEVLRRNNIKVCGDDIPDSELINMEVAKPISELNSPGKRLKRRRMMESQNLNEKLGIANQMKSHSISPIAKEDDDFDDFQFFGITKRSSSAKNDKLSEKEDDSFSFRNDTRSVSSLSDNTNEDDQEHLVSLDGNNIQSSIFQPIEEHGKVSGSGSGSATGTDSSTEKVRDPNHDRHSNNGNESDLGSEQETDIEED; translated from the coding sequence ATGGAGTTCGTTAGTTGTATTACCATGgttaatgaaaaagaggaaTATAGGGAAGATGCTGAAAGTGGTCTCTGCAAAATCCAGATCGAGGAAGATGCAGTGTTAGAAGCGATAGATGAAGCTAagctttcaaaattaaaggTGGACAGCTTGTTAGTGAGCGAGGGTACAGagattttttccaaaactgGTTTGGGAATTGATGATGTGCGAGTCTTTATTggagaaaatatcaatgaagAGTCCAAGAAATATGTGTGGTACGAATTGCTCAAAATGTTGACTGGGCATAAGATATATGTTGCCCCGCtagataataaaattacgttttccaaatggaCGTGTAGAATACAAGATGACAAGGTATGGAAAGTGGTTATGGAATTGGAATCATCGGCGAttataagaaaaattgcaGAATTTAATTTATGCCCAGTTAAAAATGGGGAGGCTGACTTATTTGCAATGGCTGATAAACTGTATCAAGATATTTGTTGTGTAAACGATTCATACAGAAACATGAAGAAAAGTGATTTGCGTAATAGAAGCCGAGTTAAGGAACTAGTTCAAGAAAGGGAACTTTTGGATAAGCTTTTGGAAGAACGTGATAACAAAACGAGAGCTATTGTGGTGACCCTATTgaatgagaaaaagaagaaaatacgAGAACTGAATGAGGTTTTGCGGCgtaataatattaaagTGTGTGGCGATGATATTCCAGATTCTGAACTCATTAATATGGAAGTGGCAAAACCAATCTCTGAGTTAAATTCTCCAGGTAAGAGGTTGAAACGAAGAAGGATGatggaatcccaaaatCTAAATGAAAAGTTGGGAATTGCAAACCAGATGAAGTCACATAGCATATCTCCGATTGCAaaagaagacgatgatttCGAtgatttccaattttttggGATTACTAAAAGGTCAAGTAGCGCTAAAAACGACAAACTCagtgaaaaggaagatgaCAGTTTCTCATTCAGGAACGATACAAGATCAGTAAGTTCTCTATCAGATAATacaaatgaagatgatcaAGAACATTTAGTTTCCTTAGACGGAAATAACATTCAATCTTCGATCTTCCAACCAATCGAAGAGCATGGCAAGGTTTCTGGGTCTGGGTCTGGGTCTGCAACTGGAACTGATTCCAGTACAGAAAAAGTAAGGGACCCTAATCATGATAGGCATAGTAATAATGGAAATGAATCCGATCTAGGCTCAGAGCAAGAAACAGATATAGAGGAAGACTAA
- the MMS2 gene encoding E2 ubiquitin-conjugating protein MMS2: MTKWNGTILGPPHSNHENRIYSLSIECGPNYPDSPPKVTFISKINLPCVNQTTGEVQPDFHTLRDWKRAYTMETLLLDLRKEMATPANKKLRQPKEGETF; encoded by the coding sequence ATGACTAAATGGAACGGTACCATTTTGGGCCCGCCTCACAGTAATCATGAAAACAGGATCTATTCTCTTTCCATAGAGTGTGGCCCAAACTATCCAGATTCTCCACCAAAGGTTACATTCATTTCCAAGATAAATCTACCATGTGTGAATCAAACTACAGGCGAGGTTCAACCGGACTTTCACACTCTGCGTGACTGGAAAAGGGCATACACCATGGAAACCCTATTACTTGATCTTAGAAAGGAAATGGCAACTCCGGCTAATAAGAAATTGCGCCAACCAAAAGAAGGTGAGACCTTTTAA
- the NBP35 gene encoding Fe-S cluster-binding ATPase, giving the protein MTEILPHVNDEVLPAEYELNQPEPEHCPGPESEMAGKSDACGGCSNKDICESLPKGPDPDIPLITDNLSGIEHKILVLSGKGGVGKSTFATMLSWALSADEDLQVGAMDLDICGPSLPHMLGCVNETVHESNSGWTPVYVADNLATMSIQYMLPEDDSAIIWRGSKKNLLIKKFLKDVDWDRLDYLVIDTPPGTSDEHISINKYMKESGIDGALVVTTPQEVALLDVRKEIDFCRKAGINILGLVENMSGFVCPNCKGESQIFKPTTGGGEALCKELGIQFLGSVPLDPRIGKSCDMGESFLDSYPDSPASTAVLNVVEALRDAVGDI; this is encoded by the coding sequence ATGACGGAGATATTGCCACATGTAAATGATGAAGTGCTACCAGCGGAGTATGAACTGAATCAACCAGAACCAGAGCATTGTCCTGGTCCAGAATCAGAGATGGCAGGTAAATCCGATGCCTGCGGTGGTTGTTCCAATAAAGACATTTGTGAAAGTCTTCCGAAGGGCCCTGATCCGGACATTCCATTAATTACAGATAATTTATCAGGAATTGAACATAAAATATTAGTTCTATCTGGTAAGGGTGGTGTTGGCAAATCAACTTTTGCTACAATGTTGAGTTGGGCACTTTCGGCTGACGAAGACTTACAAGTAGGTGCTATGGATCTAGATATATGCGGACCCTCACTGCCACATATGCTGGGTTGTGTTAATGAGACCGTGCACGAATCGAATTCCGGTTGGACACCCGTCTATGTAGCCGATAACCTAGCCACCATGTCCATCCAATATATGCTCCCAGAAGACGACTCAGCTATTATATGGAGAGgttcgaaaaaaaacttgttgataaagaaatttttgaaagacgTTGATTGGGATAGACTAGATTATTTGGTGATCGACACTCCGCCTGGAACGTCCGATGAACACATatcaataaacaaatacatGAAGGAGTCCGGAATAGATGGTGCCCTTGTGGTCACTACTCCTCAAGAAGTGGCACTGCTAGACGTACGAAAAGAGATAGATTTCTGCAGAAAGGCTGGCATTAATATTCTTGGATTAGTGGAGAATATGAGTGGATTTGTATGTCCAAACTGTAAAGGGGAATCTCAAATATTTAAGCCTACAACAGGTGGTGGTGAAGCGCTTTGTAAGGAATTGGGAATTCAATTTTTGGGGTCCGTTCCCTTGGATCCAAGGATTGGCAAGAGTTGCGACATGGGTGAAAGTTTCTTGGACAGCTACCCTGACAGTCCTGCTTCAACTGCCGTACTCAACGTCGTGGAAGCTCTTCGAGATGCAGTAGGGGATATTTAG
- the MF(ALPHA)2 gene encoding Mf(Alpha)2p: MKLSSVISTIALAAVSVAAASSDDVAKVPAEAVIGYLDLGGDHDITVLPFSNSTASGLLFINTTIVDAAQREENSTLAKREAVADAWHWLKLRPGQPMYKRDAEANAEAEAWHWLQLRPGQPMYKREADAWHWLQLRPGQPMY; encoded by the coding sequence ATGAAATTGTCTTCTGTGATTTCCACTATTGCCCTAGCCGCCGTTTCTGTCGCCGCTGCTTCCAGCGACGATGTCGCCAAGGTCCCAGCCGAGGCCGTTATCGGGTACCTGGATCTAGGAGGTGATCATGACATCACTGTTCTACCATTCAGCAATTCTACTGCCAGTGGCCTATTATTCATCAATACGACCATTGTTGACGCGGCTCAAAGGGAAGAAAATAGTACTTTGGCAAAAAGAGAAGCCGTCGCCGATGCTTGGCACTGGCTGAAGTTGAGACCTGGTCAACCAATGTACAAGAGGGATGCTGAAGCAAATGCAGAAGCAGAAGCTTGGCACTGGCTGCAATTGAGACCTGGCCAACCAATGTACAAAAGAGAAGCTGACGCTTGGCATTGGTTGCAACTAAGGCCAGGCCAACCAATGTACTAA